The following are from one region of the Juglans regia cultivar Chandler chromosome 10, Walnut 2.0, whole genome shotgun sequence genome:
- the LOC109000725 gene encoding oligopeptide transporter 5-like, which translates to MEPDHEKPVLSGKINDSPIEQVRDAIPTTDDPTMPALTFRIWVLGPIINVFMSAMFQIFFYRQVGINVTNSLIQIFILLIGKLMANKIPNKIVRIPGTKFKFSTNPGPFNIKEHVLVTILATTGFEASQSIIVMDVARAYFHKKISFIPLFLLVQTTQMIGYGFAGMLFKFLVESPYMWFPFLLLDVSFYRSLHETKGSRPKGGISKLQFVLIVSVSMFAYSVVSNYYMVSLITVSFVCWIWKGSVKAQIIGSGSHGLGIGSFSLDWMSITGYIGSPMAYPRYAIVNKLVGFVAMMYIIAPIAYWTNLFNAKRFPFFSLNIYDYDGKFYKTASVFGDDMVLDPQAYHNYSDIYFSIFSAMTMGFGFAGLTATLTHFFLFYGRYAWVYGDQIQLPTWGFLVAVLVAAILLLPVGAIKATTGISLSMFLIGEMIMGYASPGKPIANIAFVSYCQSTKLHALNFIAEFKLGHYMKIPPRSMFLVQIVGALLASTTRIFAARWALNSIKNICVLEEGNIWTCPSVTTSYNRALIWGGIGPSRVFAPHGQYAWLYIFFLIGVVGPVMVWILSRKYPQKKWIRLINFPIIFTGTAMMPPMGAAHIWSFFIVAFIFNFWVYSRHKGWWSKHAYDLSNGLDLGTAIFSVLYMILALQDIYEVQWIGGADEQCPLSLCPTAPGVIKKNCPVFY; encoded by the exons ATGGAACCCGATCATGAGAAGCCAG TACTGTCAGGTAAAATCAACGACTCTCCAATTGAGCAAGTGAGGGATGCGATTCCCACCACCGATGATCCAACTATGCCAGCGCTAACTTTTCGAATATGGGTTTTGGGTCCTATCATAAATGTTTTCATGTCCGCTATGTTTCAAATCTTTTTCTATCGACAAGTTGGCATCAATGTGACAAACTCTCTAATCCAAATATTCATCCTTCTAATTGGAAAGCTAATGGCAAACAAAATTCCAAACAAGATAGTGAGAATTCCTGGGACCAAATTTAAGTTCTCCACGAATCCGGGACCATTCAACATAAAAGAGCATGTTTTGGTCACCATACTTGCCACTACTGGATTCGAAGCTTCTCAATCCATTATCGTTATGGACGTTGCAAGAGCCTACTTCCACaagaaaataagttttatacCATTGTTTTTGCTGGTCCAAACAACTCAA ATGATTGGATACGGGTTTGCTGGAATGTTATTCAAGTTCCTTGTTGAATCTCCTTATATGTGGTTTCCTTTTCTCTTACTGGACGTATCGTTTTACAG ATCTCTGCATGAGACAAAAGGATCAAGGCCTAAAGGAGGCATTAGCAAATTACAGTTTGTACTCATTGTTTCTGTCTCAATGTTTGCCTACTCTGTTGTGTCCAACTATTATATGGTATCGCTCATTACCGTCTCATTTGTGTGTTGGATATGGAAAGGCTCGGTCAAAGCACAGATAATTGGTTCAGGTTCTCATGGTCTTGGAATTGGCTCTTTTAGCCTTGACTGGATGTCCATAACTGGCTATATAGGATCCCCAATGGCCTATCCCAGATATGCTATAGTTAATAAGCTGGTGGGATTTGTGGCCATGATGTATATAATTGCTCCAATTGCATATTGGACTAATTTATTCAATGCCAAGAGATTCCCCTTTTTCAGTCTTAATATTTATGATTACGATGGAAAGTTCTACAAGACTGCTAGTGTCTTTGGCGACGATATGGTACTTGATCCTCAGGCATACCATAATTATTCCGACATCTATTTCAGTATCTTCAGCGCCATGACCATGGGGTTTGGATTTGCAGGATTAACAGCCACACTCACTCACTTTTTTCTATTCTACGGAAG GTATGCATGG GTATATGGAGACCAAATTCAACTTCCTACTTGGGGTTTTTTGGTTGCAGTGCTTGTGGCCGCCATTTTACTTCTTCCCGTGGGTGCAATTAAAGCTACAACTGGAATC TCTCTTTCAATGTTCCTAATTGGTGAGATGATCATGGGTTATGCGTCACCGGGAAAACCCATAGCCAACATCGCTTTTGTATCATATTGCCAAAGCACCAAATTACATGCCTTGAACTTTATAGCTGAATTCAAATTGGGACATTACATGAAGATTCCTCCAAGATCCATGTTCCTCGTTCAG ATTGTTGGAGCATTGTTAGCATCCACAACACGCATTTTCGCAGCAAGGTGGGCGCTCAATTCAATCAAAAACATCTGCGTCCTGGAGGAGGGGAATATCTGGACATGCCCTTCTGTTACCACTTCCTACAACAGAGCATTGATATGGGGAGGAATTGGTCCAAGCCGAGTGTTTGCACCGCATGGTCAGTATGCATGGCTATACATCTTCTTCCTGATAGGAGTGGTGGGACCAGTGATGGTTTGGATTCTAAGTCGCAAATATCCTCAAAAGAAGTGGATTAGACTGATCAATTTCCCAATAATATTTACGGGCACAGCAATGATGCCCCCAATGGGTGCAGCCCATATATGGAGTTTCTTTATCGTGGCCTTTATCTTCAACTTCTGGGTTTACAGCAGGCACAAAGGGTGGTGGTCTAAGCATGCTTATGATCTGTCTAATGGCCTCGATTTAGGGACTGCTATTTTCAGTGTACTCTATATGATTCTTGCTCTTCAAGATATCTACGAGGTCCAATGGATTGGGGGCGCTGATGAACAGTGCCCTTTATCTCTCTGCCCTACTGCTCCTGGCGTTATTAAAAAGAACTGCCCCGTCTTCTACTGA
- the LOC109000734 gene encoding fasciclin-like arabinogalactan protein 2: MTRKVMPPLSVMLALPLIFLFLSSTGTHAHNITRILAKHPDFSTFNHYLTLTHLASEINRRLTITVLAVDNAAMSSLLSKHLSLYTIRNVLSLHVLVDYFGSKKLHQITNGTALTSTMFQATGSAPGSSGYVNITNLKAGKVGFGAEDNDGKLDAVYVKSVEEIPYNISVIQISQVLTSPEAEAPTAGPSDLNLTAILSKQGCKTFADLLISSGVGSTFNENIDGGLTVFCPTDTILSGFMPKYKNLTAPQKVSLLLYHGIPVYQSLQMLKSSNGVVNTLATDGANKYDFTVQNDGEEVTLKTKVVTAKITGTVKDEEPLVVYKINKVLLPRELFKAAPTPKPAPAPKAEAPKGDDDASDADAPEGDDVGDQTADNNGADGLDGGKLVMVFLSLYVGFWLV, translated from the exons ATGACGAGGAAAGTCATGCCACCTCTCTCCGTCATGCTCGCACTCCCTCTCATCTTCTTATTCTTATCGTCCACCGGCACCCATGCCCATAATATCACCCGTATACTCGCCAAGCATCCCGACTTCTCCACCTTCAACCACTATCTCACCCTCACCCACCTTGCCTCCGAGATCAACCGCCGCCTCACCATCACCGTCCTCGCCGTCGACAATGCCGCCATGTCATCCCTCCTCTCCAAGCATCTCTCTCTTTACACCATTAGAAACGTCCTCTCCCTCCACGTCCTCGTCGATTACTTCGGCTCCAAGAAGCTCCACCAGATAACAAACGGTACTGCCTTGACTTCCACCATGTTCCAAGCCACCGGCTCCGCCCCTGGATCCTCAGGGTACGTCAATATCACCAACCTCAAAGCTGGAAAAGTTGGCTTTGGCGCTGAAGATAATGACGGCAAGCTTGATGCTGTCTATGTCAAGTCAGTTGAGGAGATCCCGTACAATATCTCTGTCATACAAATCAGTCAG GTTTTAACTTCCCCCGAAGCCGAAGCACCGACGGCGGGGCCAAGCGACCTGAATTTAACGGCTATACTGTCGAAGCAAGGATGCAAAACCTTCGCCGACTTGTTGATATCTTCGGGAGTCGGCTCGACATTCAACGAGAACATCGACGGAGGGCTGACGGTGTTTTGCCCGACCGACACCATTCTCAGCGGATTCATGCCCAAGTACAAGAACCTAACGGCGCCTCAGAAGGTGTCGTTGCTGTTATATCACGGCATTCCCGTGTATCAGTCGCTGCAAATGCTGAAGTCCAGTAACGGAGTTGTGAACACTCTGGCGACCGACGGAGCCAACAAGTACGACTTCACCGTACAAAACGACGGGGAGGAGGTGACGTTGAAGACGAAGGTCGTGACGGCGAAAATAACGGGGACTGTAAAGGATGAGGAGCCGTTGGTGGTTTATAAGATCAACAAGGTTCTGTTGCCTAGGGAGTTGTTTAAGGCTGCACCAACGCCAAAGCCGGCACCGGCGCCCAAGGCTGAGGCACCCAAGGGTGATGATGATGCCTCGGACGCAGATGCACCAGAGGGTGATGATGTGGGAGATCAGACGGCTGATAATAATGGGGCTGATGGATTGGATGGTGGGAAATTGGTGATGGTGTTTTTGAGTTTGTATGTGGGATTTTGGCTAGTATGA
- the LOC109000733 gene encoding glucose-6-phosphate 1-dehydrogenase, chloroplastic-like isoform X3, protein MLSRQMLFLCRLSFQVPILRSKWIYGVGAPANSRTTERVENPAQKEYIPFLETEKDETTLSIVVIGASGDLSRRKIFPALFALFNEDRLPENFTIFGYARIIMTDEELRNMISKTLTCRVDKRENCNEKIDAFLKSCFYHSGQYSSEEHFLGLHKKLKGKEAGRLSNRLFYLAVPPNMFVDVARCAKSRAASENGWTRVIIEKPFGHDTESSRELTRGLKGYLREDQIFRIDHHMGKELVENLLVLRFSNLVFEPLWSRNYIRNVQLIFSEDFGIEGQGRYFDDYGIIRDIMQNHLLQTLALFAMDTPVSLDAEDIRNEKVKVLRSMKPVQLEDVVVGQYKGDSDGNTSYPAYTDEMTVSKNSLTPTFAAATLFINNARWDGVPFLMIAGKALHSKRAEIRVQFKNVPGNLYNQKFGTDLDQARNELVIRIEPDEAIYLKFNNKVPGLGMRLDCGIGLNLLYKARYPRETPDAYERLLIDAIEGERRLFIRSDELDAAWAVFTPLLKELEEKKVAPELYTYGSGGPVGVHYLAAKHNVRWGDFGYEE, encoded by the exons ATGCTCAGCCGTCAAATGCTGTTTCTCTGCAGGCTG TCATTTCAAGTTCCAATTCTGAGATCGAAGTGGATTTATGGAGTAGGTGCACCGGCAAATTCTCGAACTACAGAGCGTGTTGAGAATCCAGCTCAAAAAGAGTACATTCCTTTCTTAGAAACAGAGAAAGACGAAACTACTCTCAGCATTGTTGTTATTGGGGCTTCCGGTGACCTTTCTAGGCGAAAGATCTTTCCTGCACTCTTTGCTCTTTTTAATGAAGATCGTTTGCCTGAG AATTTTACAATATTCGGTTATGCTCGGATTATAATGACCGATGAGGAGCTAAGGAATATGATCAGCAAAACCCTGACTTGTAGAGTTGACAAGAG GGAGAATTGTAATGAGAAGATAGATGCATTCTTGAAAAGTTGTTTTTACCATTCTGGTCAATATAGCTCGGAAGAGCATTTCTTGGGATTGCACAAGAAGCTGAAAGGGAAGGAG GCTGGAAGACTATCAAATAGGCTGTTTTACCTAGCAGTGCCACCGAACATGTTTGTGGATGTGGCAAGATGTGCCAAATCTCGTGCTGCTTCAGAAAACGGCTGGACTCGAGTCATTATTGAAAAACCATTTGGTCACGACACAGAGTCATCCAGGGAGCTGACCAGAGGCTTAAAAGGATACCTGAGGGAGGACCAAATATTTAG AATTGACCATCACATGGGTAAGGAGCTTGTGGAAAATCTCTTGGTTCTTCGCTTTTCAAATCTGGTTTTCGAACCTTTATGGTCTAGGAACTACATCCGCAATGTACAGTTGATTTTTTCTGAAGATTTTGGGATAGAGGGACAAGGCAG GTACTTCGATGACTATGGTATCATCCGGGATATAATGCAAAATCATCTTCTGCAAACACTGGCACTGTTTGCAATGGACACTCCTGTCAGCTTAGATGCTGAGGACATTAGGAATGAGAAG GTTAAGGTTTTACGTTCCATGAAACCTGTTCAGCTTGAAGATGTGGTTGTAGGTCAATATAAGGGTGATTCTGATGGCAATACATCATATCCCGCTTATACTGATGAAATGACTGTGTCAAAGAATAGCCTGACGCCAACTTTTGCAGCAGCCACTCTCTTTATAAATAATGCACGATGGGATGGAGTTCCATTCCTGATGATAGCAGGCAAGGCTCTCCATTCAAAACG AGCAGAAATTAGAGTTCAGTTCAAAAATGTTCCAGGTAACTTGTACAATCAGAAGTTTGGAACCGATTTAGATCAAGCAAGAAATGAGCTTGTAATTCGCATAGAACCTGATGAAGCTATATATCTGAAGTTCAACAACAAGGTCCCTGGTCTTGGAATGAGATTGGATTGCGGTATCGGGCTGAACTTGCTTTATAAAGCCAG GTATCCAAGAGAGACACCAGATGCATATGAGAGGCTGCTGATTGATGCAATTGAAGGGGAGCGGCGATTATTCATTAGAAGTGATGAGCTAGATGCAGCTTGGGCAGTATTCACTCCATTATTGAAGGaattagaagagaaaaaggTTGCTCCAGAGCTTTACACATACGGTAGTGGTGGTCCAGTTGGGGTGCATTATCTTGCTGCAAAGCACAATGTTCGCTGGGGCGATTTTGGTTATGAGGAATAG
- the LOC109000733 gene encoding glucose-6-phosphate 1-dehydrogenase, chloroplastic-like isoform X1: MALRLSASSSNSFLSPSSFSYETRTIPKRKLLGISDRTNNSRVHRNKYFELKASYAQPSNAVSLQAVGAPANSRTTERVENPAQKEYIPFLETEKDETTLSIVVIGASGDLSRRKIFPALFALFNEDRLPENFTIFGYARIIMTDEELRNMISKTLTCRVDKRENCNEKIDAFLKSCFYHSGQYSSEEHFLGLHKKLKGKEAGRLSNRLFYLAVPPNMFVDVARCAKSRAASENGWTRVIIEKPFGHDTESSRELTRGLKGYLREDQIFRIDHHMGKELVENLLVLRFSNLVFEPLWSRNYIRNVQLIFSEDFGIEGQGRYFDDYGIIRDIMQNHLLQTLALFAMDTPVSLDAEDIRNEKVKVLRSMKPVQLEDVVVGQYKGDSDGNTSYPAYTDEMTVSKNSLTPTFAAATLFINNARWDGVPFLMIAGKALHSKRAEIRVQFKNVPGNLYNQKFGTDLDQARNELVIRIEPDEAIYLKFNNKVPGLGMRLDCGIGLNLLYKARYPRETPDAYERLLIDAIEGERRLFIRSDELDAAWAVFTPLLKELEEKKVAPELYTYGSGGPVGVHYLAAKHNVRWGDFGYEE, from the exons ATGGCTTTACGCTTAAGTGCTTCTTCCTCAAATAGCTTTTTGTCACCGTCTTCATTCAGTTATGAGACTCGGACTATACCAAAAAGAAAGCTGTTGGGGATCTCGGATCGTACGAACAATTCAAGAGTTCATCGTAACAAGTATTTTGAGCTCAAAGCTTCGTATGCTCAGCCGTCAAATGCTGTTTCTCTGCAGGCTG TAGGTGCACCGGCAAATTCTCGAACTACAGAGCGTGTTGAGAATCCAGCTCAAAAAGAGTACATTCCTTTCTTAGAAACAGAGAAAGACGAAACTACTCTCAGCATTGTTGTTATTGGGGCTTCCGGTGACCTTTCTAGGCGAAAGATCTTTCCTGCACTCTTTGCTCTTTTTAATGAAGATCGTTTGCCTGAG AATTTTACAATATTCGGTTATGCTCGGATTATAATGACCGATGAGGAGCTAAGGAATATGATCAGCAAAACCCTGACTTGTAGAGTTGACAAGAG GGAGAATTGTAATGAGAAGATAGATGCATTCTTGAAAAGTTGTTTTTACCATTCTGGTCAATATAGCTCGGAAGAGCATTTCTTGGGATTGCACAAGAAGCTGAAAGGGAAGGAG GCTGGAAGACTATCAAATAGGCTGTTTTACCTAGCAGTGCCACCGAACATGTTTGTGGATGTGGCAAGATGTGCCAAATCTCGTGCTGCTTCAGAAAACGGCTGGACTCGAGTCATTATTGAAAAACCATTTGGTCACGACACAGAGTCATCCAGGGAGCTGACCAGAGGCTTAAAAGGATACCTGAGGGAGGACCAAATATTTAG AATTGACCATCACATGGGTAAGGAGCTTGTGGAAAATCTCTTGGTTCTTCGCTTTTCAAATCTGGTTTTCGAACCTTTATGGTCTAGGAACTACATCCGCAATGTACAGTTGATTTTTTCTGAAGATTTTGGGATAGAGGGACAAGGCAG GTACTTCGATGACTATGGTATCATCCGGGATATAATGCAAAATCATCTTCTGCAAACACTGGCACTGTTTGCAATGGACACTCCTGTCAGCTTAGATGCTGAGGACATTAGGAATGAGAAG GTTAAGGTTTTACGTTCCATGAAACCTGTTCAGCTTGAAGATGTGGTTGTAGGTCAATATAAGGGTGATTCTGATGGCAATACATCATATCCCGCTTATACTGATGAAATGACTGTGTCAAAGAATAGCCTGACGCCAACTTTTGCAGCAGCCACTCTCTTTATAAATAATGCACGATGGGATGGAGTTCCATTCCTGATGATAGCAGGCAAGGCTCTCCATTCAAAACG AGCAGAAATTAGAGTTCAGTTCAAAAATGTTCCAGGTAACTTGTACAATCAGAAGTTTGGAACCGATTTAGATCAAGCAAGAAATGAGCTTGTAATTCGCATAGAACCTGATGAAGCTATATATCTGAAGTTCAACAACAAGGTCCCTGGTCTTGGAATGAGATTGGATTGCGGTATCGGGCTGAACTTGCTTTATAAAGCCAG GTATCCAAGAGAGACACCAGATGCATATGAGAGGCTGCTGATTGATGCAATTGAAGGGGAGCGGCGATTATTCATTAGAAGTGATGAGCTAGATGCAGCTTGGGCAGTATTCACTCCATTATTGAAGGaattagaagagaaaaaggTTGCTCCAGAGCTTTACACATACGGTAGTGGTGGTCCAGTTGGGGTGCATTATCTTGCTGCAAAGCACAATGTTCGCTGGGGCGATTTTGGTTATGAGGAATAG
- the LOC109000733 gene encoding glucose-6-phosphate 1-dehydrogenase, chloroplastic-like isoform X2 has protein sequence MALRLSASSSNSFLSPSSFSYETRTIPKRKLLGISDRTNNSRVHRNKYFELKASYAQPSNAVSLQAGAPANSRTTERVENPAQKEYIPFLETEKDETTLSIVVIGASGDLSRRKIFPALFALFNEDRLPENFTIFGYARIIMTDEELRNMISKTLTCRVDKRENCNEKIDAFLKSCFYHSGQYSSEEHFLGLHKKLKGKEAGRLSNRLFYLAVPPNMFVDVARCAKSRAASENGWTRVIIEKPFGHDTESSRELTRGLKGYLREDQIFRIDHHMGKELVENLLVLRFSNLVFEPLWSRNYIRNVQLIFSEDFGIEGQGRYFDDYGIIRDIMQNHLLQTLALFAMDTPVSLDAEDIRNEKVKVLRSMKPVQLEDVVVGQYKGDSDGNTSYPAYTDEMTVSKNSLTPTFAAATLFINNARWDGVPFLMIAGKALHSKRAEIRVQFKNVPGNLYNQKFGTDLDQARNELVIRIEPDEAIYLKFNNKVPGLGMRLDCGIGLNLLYKARYPRETPDAYERLLIDAIEGERRLFIRSDELDAAWAVFTPLLKELEEKKVAPELYTYGSGGPVGVHYLAAKHNVRWGDFGYEE, from the exons ATGGCTTTACGCTTAAGTGCTTCTTCCTCAAATAGCTTTTTGTCACCGTCTTCATTCAGTTATGAGACTCGGACTATACCAAAAAGAAAGCTGTTGGGGATCTCGGATCGTACGAACAATTCAAGAGTTCATCGTAACAAGTATTTTGAGCTCAAAGCTTCGTATGCTCAGCCGTCAAATGCTGTTTCTCTGCAGGCTG GTGCACCGGCAAATTCTCGAACTACAGAGCGTGTTGAGAATCCAGCTCAAAAAGAGTACATTCCTTTCTTAGAAACAGAGAAAGACGAAACTACTCTCAGCATTGTTGTTATTGGGGCTTCCGGTGACCTTTCTAGGCGAAAGATCTTTCCTGCACTCTTTGCTCTTTTTAATGAAGATCGTTTGCCTGAG AATTTTACAATATTCGGTTATGCTCGGATTATAATGACCGATGAGGAGCTAAGGAATATGATCAGCAAAACCCTGACTTGTAGAGTTGACAAGAG GGAGAATTGTAATGAGAAGATAGATGCATTCTTGAAAAGTTGTTTTTACCATTCTGGTCAATATAGCTCGGAAGAGCATTTCTTGGGATTGCACAAGAAGCTGAAAGGGAAGGAG GCTGGAAGACTATCAAATAGGCTGTTTTACCTAGCAGTGCCACCGAACATGTTTGTGGATGTGGCAAGATGTGCCAAATCTCGTGCTGCTTCAGAAAACGGCTGGACTCGAGTCATTATTGAAAAACCATTTGGTCACGACACAGAGTCATCCAGGGAGCTGACCAGAGGCTTAAAAGGATACCTGAGGGAGGACCAAATATTTAG AATTGACCATCACATGGGTAAGGAGCTTGTGGAAAATCTCTTGGTTCTTCGCTTTTCAAATCTGGTTTTCGAACCTTTATGGTCTAGGAACTACATCCGCAATGTACAGTTGATTTTTTCTGAAGATTTTGGGATAGAGGGACAAGGCAG GTACTTCGATGACTATGGTATCATCCGGGATATAATGCAAAATCATCTTCTGCAAACACTGGCACTGTTTGCAATGGACACTCCTGTCAGCTTAGATGCTGAGGACATTAGGAATGAGAAG GTTAAGGTTTTACGTTCCATGAAACCTGTTCAGCTTGAAGATGTGGTTGTAGGTCAATATAAGGGTGATTCTGATGGCAATACATCATATCCCGCTTATACTGATGAAATGACTGTGTCAAAGAATAGCCTGACGCCAACTTTTGCAGCAGCCACTCTCTTTATAAATAATGCACGATGGGATGGAGTTCCATTCCTGATGATAGCAGGCAAGGCTCTCCATTCAAAACG AGCAGAAATTAGAGTTCAGTTCAAAAATGTTCCAGGTAACTTGTACAATCAGAAGTTTGGAACCGATTTAGATCAAGCAAGAAATGAGCTTGTAATTCGCATAGAACCTGATGAAGCTATATATCTGAAGTTCAACAACAAGGTCCCTGGTCTTGGAATGAGATTGGATTGCGGTATCGGGCTGAACTTGCTTTATAAAGCCAG GTATCCAAGAGAGACACCAGATGCATATGAGAGGCTGCTGATTGATGCAATTGAAGGGGAGCGGCGATTATTCATTAGAAGTGATGAGCTAGATGCAGCTTGGGCAGTATTCACTCCATTATTGAAGGaattagaagagaaaaaggTTGCTCCAGAGCTTTACACATACGGTAGTGGTGGTCCAGTTGGGGTGCATTATCTTGCTGCAAAGCACAATGTTCGCTGGGGCGATTTTGGTTATGAGGAATAG
- the LOC109000735 gene encoding nudix hydrolase 2-like isoform X1 produces the protein MAENRVHQHDHDDQTELLPCVEDLYGGVSVNMEKPMDSTVFAPLLQASISQWREKGKKGIWIKLPIEHANLVDVAVKQGFRYHHAEPDYLMLVFWIPETTDTLPANASHRVGIGAFVMNSQREVLVVQENSGKFKGTNVWKFPTGVVDEGEDICTAAIREVKEETGIETEFVEVLAFRQSHKSFFSKSDLFFVCMLRPHSFDIQKQDREIEAAKWMPIKDYAAQPFIRGHDNFNYIAKICIAKSEVEGYASFSPLSTKTTSGKTSYLYFNGDLKNQLSCDNQKQKMPM, from the exons ATGGCCGAAAATAGAGTTCAtcaacatgatcatgatgatcagacTGAGTTACTTCCTTGTGTGGAAGATTTATATGGAGGCGTTTCTGTAAACATGGAGAAGCCTATGGATTCTACGGTCTTTGCTCCGTTGCTTCAAGCGTCAATATCACAATGGAGGGAAAAG GGGAAGAAGGGTATCTGGATCAAATTACCCATTGAACACGCAAATCTCGTTGATGTTGCAGTTAAG CAAGGATTTAGGTATCACCACGCTGAACCAGATTACTTGATGCTTGTATTTTGGATCCCTGAAACTACTGATACTCTCCCTGCAAATGCTTCCCATCGAGTGGGTATTGGTGCTTTCGTCATGAACAGTCAAAGAgag GTGCTTGTAGTTCAGGAGAATAGTGGCAAATTCAAAGGAACAAACGTGTGGAAGTTTCCCACTGGTGTTGTTGATGAA GGTGAAGATATTTGTACAGCTGCCATCAGGGAAGTCAAAGAAGAGACAGGA atTGAGACGGAATTTGTTGAAGTTTTAGCATTCAG GCAAAGCCACAAGTCATTCTTTAGCAAATCAGATTTGTTCTTTGTCTGCATGTTACGACCACACTCTTTTGACATCCAGAAGCAGGATAGAGAGATTGAAGCTGCCAAG TGGATGCCGATTAAGGACTACGCAGCTCAACCTTTTATCAGAGGACACGACAACTTCAATTATATTGCAAAAATATGCATAGCAAAGTCGGAGGTGGAGGGCTATGCTAGTTTTTCTCCGCTGTCTACAAAAACAACCTCTGGCAAAACAAGCTACCTTTACTTCAATGGCGATCTGAAAAACCAGTTAAGTTGTGATAATCAGAAGCAGAAAATGCCGATGTAA
- the LOC109000735 gene encoding nudix hydrolase 2-like isoform X2 has translation MGKKGIWIKLPIEHANLVDVAVKQGFRYHHAEPDYLMLVFWIPETTDTLPANASHRVGIGAFVMNSQREVLVVQENSGKFKGTNVWKFPTGVVDEGEDICTAAIREVKEETGIETEFVEVLAFRQSHKSFFSKSDLFFVCMLRPHSFDIQKQDREIEAAKWMPIKDYAAQPFIRGHDNFNYIAKICIAKSEVEGYASFSPLSTKTTSGKTSYLYFNGDLKNQLSCDNQKQKMPM, from the exons ATG GGGAAGAAGGGTATCTGGATCAAATTACCCATTGAACACGCAAATCTCGTTGATGTTGCAGTTAAG CAAGGATTTAGGTATCACCACGCTGAACCAGATTACTTGATGCTTGTATTTTGGATCCCTGAAACTACTGATACTCTCCCTGCAAATGCTTCCCATCGAGTGGGTATTGGTGCTTTCGTCATGAACAGTCAAAGAgag GTGCTTGTAGTTCAGGAGAATAGTGGCAAATTCAAAGGAACAAACGTGTGGAAGTTTCCCACTGGTGTTGTTGATGAA GGTGAAGATATTTGTACAGCTGCCATCAGGGAAGTCAAAGAAGAGACAGGA atTGAGACGGAATTTGTTGAAGTTTTAGCATTCAG GCAAAGCCACAAGTCATTCTTTAGCAAATCAGATTTGTTCTTTGTCTGCATGTTACGACCACACTCTTTTGACATCCAGAAGCAGGATAGAGAGATTGAAGCTGCCAAG TGGATGCCGATTAAGGACTACGCAGCTCAACCTTTTATCAGAGGACACGACAACTTCAATTATATTGCAAAAATATGCATAGCAAAGTCGGAGGTGGAGGGCTATGCTAGTTTTTCTCCGCTGTCTACAAAAACAACCTCTGGCAAAACAAGCTACCTTTACTTCAATGGCGATCTGAAAAACCAGTTAAGTTGTGATAATCAGAAGCAGAAAATGCCGATGTAA